A single region of the Enterococcus mundtii genome encodes:
- a CDS encoding recombinase family protein gives MVRRNDSGKEKKLTKQQKKIQDAFDNKREVEVIPAKISDSYIQKKRVAAYCRVSTYAESQSGSFELQIQSYKEKIRLNPEWKLVDIYADRGASGTTIKKREHFNRMLNDCRLNKIDLIIVKSISRFSRNVLDFISIYRELKALSNPVGVFIEDLNINTLDTTSETLLLMLSVVAQAESEQKSEAISWSIIERFKKGLPIIPTHNFLGFTKDRFGKIVIEESEAEIVRFIYKNFLEGVRAVDIACLLNEANIPTVAGNNWKSSSIYRVLRNEKYFGLVIMQKTFTVDCFTHKKKVNRGEKPKYLLRNGLPAIVSEEDWNLIQELLLNPRKGFKKKTVKNIEKPKTFVSTIKSGVFKGFIVIDVTWSKEEVTEVLSKGENQQ, from the coding sequence ATTGTGAGAAGAAATGATTCTGGAAAGGAGAAGAAATTAACTAAGCAACAGAAAAAAATACAAGATGCGTTTGATAATAAGCGTGAGGTAGAAGTTATTCCTGCAAAAATATCTGATTCGTATATCCAGAAGAAAAGAGTAGCTGCATATTGCAGGGTAAGCACGTATGCAGAATCCCAATCGGGGAGTTTCGAGCTACAAATACAATCGTATAAAGAGAAAATTAGGTTGAATCCTGAATGGAAACTAGTTGATATTTATGCGGATAGAGGAGCATCAGGAACCACTATCAAAAAAAGAGAACACTTTAATCGTATGTTAAATGATTGCCGATTAAATAAAATTGATTTGATTATTGTGAAGAGTATTAGTCGATTCTCAAGAAATGTATTAGATTTTATTTCGATTTATAGAGAATTGAAAGCGTTATCTAATCCTGTGGGAGTATTTATTGAAGATTTGAATATAAATACTTTAGATACTACGAGTGAAACGTTGTTATTGATGTTGAGTGTAGTAGCACAAGCAGAAAGCGAACAGAAGAGTGAAGCTATTTCATGGTCTATTATTGAAAGATTTAAAAAAGGATTACCTATAATTCCCACGCATAACTTCTTAGGATTTACTAAGGATAGATTTGGAAAGATTGTTATTGAAGAATCAGAAGCTGAAATAGTTCGTTTCATCTATAAAAATTTTCTTGAAGGAGTTCGGGCTGTTGATATAGCGTGTCTTTTAAATGAAGCGAATATACCAACTGTAGCAGGCAATAACTGGAAATCTTCATCAATTTATCGTGTGTTAAGAAATGAGAAGTATTTTGGCTTAGTTATCATGCAAAAGACTTTCACTGTAGATTGTTTTACTCATAAGAAAAAAGTCAACCGAGGTGAGAAACCAAAATATTTATTAAGAAATGGGTTGCCTGCTATTGTTTCTGAAGAAGATTGGAACTTGATACAAGAATTATTGCTAAATCCAAGAAAAGGATTTAAAAAGAAAACTGTCAAAAATATTGAAAAACCTAAAACTTTTGTTTCTACTATTAAATCAGGTGTATTCAAGGGATTTATTGTGATTGATGTTACATGGTCAAAAGAGGAAGTTACTGAAGTATTGTCGAAAGGAGAAAATCAACAATGA
- a CDS encoding ATP-dependent DNA helicase has protein sequence MKKIDKAILNIDKNICKNIEKNQDDRGYLSQNVLAQLRNFVEHISIKYYVNSISGDISGIPEDMYDEIKRGLGYIKVNSKLYFLAKFHQMLQKSASHYTMSEENSERLMLKYYEYLLRIKKNLKTDFNLDVLSNIDMFPVNLDNQLSDYYKKIVDKLEITYISEISEDRYYIQKTKPFFVDNEIYYEITFKEANDKTSKFERNIAFTKQDILSNYAVKLSIKHDTVNMYGKHMPILIINDWEVSIRPCELNNFSEILNNFTEIQSNHNEYKKLMEFIKKSRFNILDILLLETSSYEKVKEYVTSKSKKVYLFKTLDACREIILNNRPGCNLLRYLSYNLNNKIMKLQKDKYGDYCKKLSNLRVVYGCIPFDEMPFVSSLIGHNPKIYDLLWCIDTNGREHELLARKIQINSQTNGKLYTSIDELKSFENINLLIEKYNSNLYCKHRETRGIGNIGNNYYIKGFEDDVTNILKKLKDISQEGIENYENSVESWLNTGSYIIDCRDKKQILKTMFSNSKVSLIYGAAGTGKSTMINHVSNFFGLQKKLLLANTNPAVDNLKRKVSAPNCEFKTVAKYLYSKENQDCDLLIIDECSTVSNSDMIKILSKADFKLLILVGDIYQIESITFGNWFKLAKNNVSRTSVFELTAPYRTKDKPLLNLWTKVRKNEDDLIEYLTANNYSVRLDESVFFANDLDEIILCLNYDGLYGINNINRFLQSNNSNKSVNWGVVSYKIGDPVLFNETSRFSPALFNNLKGKISNIEKLDTEIIFDIEIETVINEMDIGNLDLELISSTKNNSVVRFSVYKYLNMSETDNDSDDTVVPFQIAYAISIHKAQGLEFNSVKLIITDEVDELITHNILYTAITRTKKNLKIYWTPETEKKVIENIKIDESRKDESILKRKLK, from the coding sequence ATGAAGAAGATTGATAAAGCAATATTAAATATTGATAAAAATATATGTAAAAACATTGAGAAAAATCAAGATGATAGAGGTTACTTATCCCAAAATGTTTTAGCACAATTGAGAAATTTTGTAGAACATATATCAATTAAATACTATGTTAATTCGATTAGCGGAGACATAAGTGGTATTCCAGAGGACATGTACGATGAAATTAAACGTGGATTAGGATATATCAAAGTTAATTCTAAATTATATTTCTTAGCTAAATTTCATCAAATGCTTCAAAAATCTGCTTCACATTATACAATGAGTGAGGAAAACTCTGAGCGTTTAATGCTAAAATATTATGAATACCTATTGAGAATAAAGAAAAATTTGAAAACAGATTTTAATTTAGATGTTCTTTCAAATATTGATATGTTTCCAGTTAATTTAGATAATCAATTGAGTGATTATTATAAAAAAATAGTTGATAAATTAGAAATAACATATATATCAGAAATATCTGAGGATAGATACTATATACAAAAAACAAAACCTTTTTTTGTTGATAATGAAATTTATTATGAAATTACATTTAAGGAAGCAAATGACAAAACAAGTAAATTTGAAAGGAATATTGCGTTCACTAAACAAGATATCCTATCAAATTATGCTGTGAAACTATCAATTAAACATGATACGGTAAATATGTATGGTAAACATATGCCAATTCTTATCATTAATGACTGGGAAGTTTCTATACGTCCATGTGAATTAAATAATTTTTCGGAAATTTTGAATAATTTTACAGAAATTCAATCAAATCATAATGAATACAAAAAGTTAATGGAATTCATAAAAAAAAGTAGGTTTAATATATTAGATATTCTTTTATTAGAGACGAGTAGTTACGAAAAAGTAAAAGAATATGTAACCTCCAAATCAAAAAAAGTTTATTTATTTAAAACGCTTGATGCGTGTAGAGAAATCATCCTTAATAATCGTCCTGGATGTAATCTGCTAAGGTATCTTTCTTACAATTTAAATAATAAAATTATGAAGTTGCAAAAAGATAAGTATGGAGATTATTGTAAAAAATTGTCAAATTTGAGAGTAGTATATGGATGTATACCTTTTGATGAAATGCCATTTGTCAGTTCATTGATAGGTCATAATCCTAAGATATATGATTTATTATGGTGTATAGATACAAATGGGAGAGAACATGAACTATTAGCTAGAAAAATTCAAATTAATTCTCAAACTAATGGCAAACTCTACACCTCAATCGATGAACTTAAATCTTTTGAAAATATTAATTTGTTGATAGAGAAGTATAATTCCAATCTTTATTGCAAGCATAGGGAAACTAGAGGGATAGGCAATATTGGAAATAACTACTATATCAAAGGGTTTGAAGATGATGTTACTAATATATTAAAGAAATTAAAAGACATTTCGCAAGAAGGAATAGAAAATTATGAGAACTCAGTTGAATCTTGGTTAAACACAGGAAGTTATATTATTGATTGTAGGGATAAGAAGCAAATTTTGAAGACTATGTTTTCTAATTCTAAAGTGTCTTTAATTTATGGTGCAGCAGGTACAGGGAAATCAACAATGATTAATCATGTCAGTAATTTTTTCGGGCTTCAAAAAAAATTACTTTTAGCTAATACAAATCCGGCAGTGGATAATCTGAAAAGGAAAGTTTCTGCTCCTAATTGTGAATTTAAAACTGTTGCAAAATATTTATACAGCAAAGAGAACCAAGATTGTGATTTGCTGATAATAGACGAGTGTAGTACTGTTAGTAATTCTGATATGATTAAAATTTTATCAAAGGCAGATTTTAAATTGTTAATCCTTGTAGGGGATATTTATCAAATTGAATCAATTACTTTTGGGAACTGGTTTAAATTGGCAAAAAATAACGTTTCAAGAACTTCTGTGTTTGAATTAACAGCACCTTATAGAACAAAAGACAAGCCCTTATTAAACTTATGGACAAAAGTAAGAAAAAATGAAGATGATTTGATTGAATATCTGACTGCGAATAATTATTCCGTTAGACTAGATGAAAGTGTTTTTTTTGCTAATGATTTAGATGAAATAATTTTGTGTTTAAATTATGATGGTTTATATGGAATAAATAATATTAATCGTTTTCTGCAAAGCAATAACTCTAATAAATCAGTGAACTGGGGAGTTGTATCATATAAAATTGGTGACCCTGTACTATTCAATGAAACATCAAGATTTTCTCCAGCACTATTCAATAATTTAAAAGGTAAAATTTCTAATATTGAGAAATTAGATACTGAAATTATTTTTGATATTGAGATAGAAACGGTAATTAATGAGATGGATATTGGAAATTTAGACTTAGAGTTGATTTCCTCAACAAAAAATAATTCAGTAGTTCGGTTTAGTGTCTATAAGTATCTAAATATGAGTGAGACTGATAATGATAGTGATGACACAGTTGTCCCATTCCAAATAGCTTATGCTATTTCTATCCATAAAGCTCAAGGTTTAGAATTTAATTCAGTGAAATTAATAATAACAGACGAAGTTGATGAATTAATAACGCATAATATTTTGTATACAGCTATTACAAGGACTAAAAAGAATTTAAAAATTTATTGGACTCCAGAAACAGAAAAGAAAGTAATAGAAAATATTAAGATAGATGAGAGTAGAAAAGATGAATCGATTTTGAAAAGAAAATTAAAATAA
- a CDS encoding ASCH domain-containing protein — protein MNLEAQKYWESFCLKNGVSQASLYEIFAFGNTKEHADELADLVLEGKKTGTSSGYELYQMDNEPLPKVGDYSVVVNSSKVPIGIIQIVEVLILPWKEITEELAATEGEGDLSLMYWQKGHYNYFKPYYKEHGLLLNEETKIVFERFQLVDRYLPKKEETNAY, from the coding sequence TTGAACCTAGAAGCACAAAAATATTGGGAAAGCTTTTGCTTAAAAAATGGTGTGTCACAAGCGTCATTATATGAAATTTTTGCTTTTGGAAATACGAAAGAACACGCAGATGAATTAGCAGATCTGGTATTGGAAGGGAAGAAAACAGGGACAAGCTCAGGGTATGAGCTTTACCAAATGGATAACGAACCATTACCTAAAGTTGGTGACTACTCCGTCGTTGTGAATAGCTCTAAAGTACCGATAGGCATTATCCAGATTGTCGAAGTGTTGATCCTACCTTGGAAAGAAATCACCGAAGAACTGGCAGCTACAGAAGGTGAAGGCGACTTATCTCTTATGTATTGGCAAAAGGGGCATTACAATTATTTCAAACCTTACTATAAAGAACATGGACTATTGCTCAATGAAGAAACAAAAATCGTCTTTGAACGATTCCAACTTGTTGATCGATATTTGCCGAAAAAAGAGGAAACCAATGCGTATTAA
- a CDS encoding GNAT family N-acetyltransferase: MPDSTQEYIENCQKYPLWVLQETNESIGFISLKETSKATGEIYCMGIKKAYHHRGLGKRLLDELESYAREHYLFLQVKTVAEGHYAIYDQTIGFYRRMGFVELEVFPTLWDEWNPCLVMLKILN; encoded by the coding sequence TTGCCAGATTCGACACAAGAATACATCGAGAACTGCCAAAAATATCCGTTGTGGGTCTTGCAAGAAACAAATGAATCAATAGGGTTTATCAGTTTAAAAGAAACAAGTAAAGCCACCGGTGAGATCTATTGTATGGGGATAAAAAAAGCCTATCATCATCGAGGATTAGGTAAGCGATTACTAGATGAACTAGAATCCTATGCAAGAGAACATTACCTATTTTTACAAGTGAAAACGGTCGCCGAAGGGCATTACGCTATCTATGATCAGACGATTGGATTCTATCGAAGGATGGGTTTTGTTGAGCTAGAAGTGTTCCCAACCTTATGGGATGAATGGAATCCATGTTTGGTAATGCTAAAAATTCTTAACTAA
- a CDS encoding GNAT family N-acetyltransferase, giving the protein MIKKVKKLDQEIMDRLLAIWLTTNISTHDFIDEKYWYEKKALLKKELPKAEIYYCEMNSQIVGFMGIVDESYLAGIIVESTYQNRKIGQKLIEAAKKEKERISLHVYHKNKRAIRFYYKNDFRKVDEQMDESTGEKEYLMVWERNRQI; this is encoded by the coding sequence ATGATTAAAAAAGTGAAGAAACTAGACCAAGAGATAATGGACCGACTACTAGCTATTTGGTTAACGACCAATATCAGTACACATGATTTTATTGATGAGAAATATTGGTATGAGAAAAAAGCGTTGTTGAAAAAAGAATTGCCAAAAGCAGAAATTTATTATTGTGAAATGAATAGTCAGATTGTTGGCTTTATGGGCATCGTAGATGAATCTTATTTAGCTGGAATTATTGTAGAGTCAACATATCAAAATAGAAAAATCGGACAAAAATTGATTGAAGCTGCTAAAAAAGAAAAAGAACGAATAAGCTTGCATGTTTATCATAAGAATAAACGAGCGATCCGTTTCTACTATAAAAATGACTTTAGAAAAGTGGATGAACAAATGGATGAATCGACGGGTGAGAAAGAATACCTCATGGTGTGGGAAAGAAATAGACAGATTTAA
- a CDS encoding helix-turn-helix transcriptional regulator, whose amino-acid sequence MDLSHQIKKYRKQLAFSQEELAEKLYVSRQTISNWENERSYPDIHNLLLLSVLFDVSLDE is encoded by the coding sequence ATGGACTTAAGTCATCAAATAAAAAAATATCGCAAACAACTAGCTTTCTCCCAAGAAGAATTAGCCGAAAAATTATATGTTTCAAGACAAACGATTTCAAACTGGGAGAATGAACGTAGCTATCCTGATATTCATAATTTATTATTGCTGAGTGTCCTATTTGACGTTTCTTTGGATGAATGA
- the arsC gene encoding arsenate reductase (thioredoxin): MVLEKSTSVEKKKVYFLCTGNSCRSQIAEGYGHEYLEDQFEVRSAGVETHGLNPRTVKVMEEDGIDITSQTSDLIDPDYFSHADLIITLCGDALDKCPVIPAHIRHEHWDLEDPAKATGTEEEIFAEFRKTREIIKKKIKDMAN, encoded by the coding sequence ATGGTTTTGGAGAAGTCAACAAGTGTAGAAAAAAAGAAAGTTTATTTTTTATGTACAGGAAATTCTTGCAGAAGTCAGATCGCTGAAGGGTATGGCCACGAATATCTGGAAGATCAATTTGAAGTTCGTAGCGCGGGAGTAGAGACACATGGATTAAATCCACGTACAGTAAAAGTGATGGAAGAAGATGGCATCGACATTACGAGTCAAACTTCAGACTTGATTGATCCAGATTATTTTAGCCATGCGGACTTGATCATTACGCTTTGCGGAGATGCGTTAGATAAATGCCCAGTGATTCCTGCTCATATCCGTCATGAACATTGGGATCTAGAAGATCCGGCAAAAGCTACTGGTACAGAAGAAGAGATTTTTGCTGAATTTAGAAAGACCCGCGAAATCATCAAGAAAAAAATAAAGGATATGGCTAACTAA
- a CDS encoding ClbS/DfsB family four-helix bundle protein, translating to MRPKSKEELLILATKNFEKLQQLIDSIPVEQREATFDFEEVFLEKRKEAHWRRDQTIKDVLIHLYEWHSLLLTWVKSNQLGEGVSFLPEPYNWRTTAEMNRGFTKKHQSTTLRQASDWLKESHAEVMLLAKTFDDDQLFQKNQYSWVGNTTLGSYFVSATSSHYDWAIKKIKQSQK from the coding sequence ATGAGACCAAAGTCAAAAGAGGAGTTATTGATACTTGCAACTAAAAATTTCGAAAAATTGCAACAGTTGATCGATTCAATACCTGTGGAACAAAGGGAAGCAACATTTGATTTTGAGGAAGTATTTCTTGAAAAAAGAAAAGAAGCACATTGGCGAAGAGATCAAACGATCAAAGACGTGTTGATCCATTTGTACGAGTGGCATTCTTTATTATTAACATGGGTAAAAAGTAATCAATTGGGAGAAGGCGTATCTTTTTTGCCGGAACCCTATAATTGGCGAACGACAGCCGAGATGAATCGTGGCTTTACAAAAAAACATCAGTCTACTACGTTACGTCAAGCGTCTGACTGGTTGAAGGAAAGCCATGCAGAAGTGATGTTACTGGCGAAAACCTTCGATGACGATCAACTGTTCCAAAAAAACCAGTATTCTTGGGTGGGGAATACAACGCTTGGCAGCTATTTCGTTTCTGCTACTTCGAGTCATTATGATTGGGCAATCAAAAAAATCAAACAAAGTCAAAAGTAG
- a CDS encoding LysM peptidoglycan-binding domain-containing protein: protein MKSLKTILFGTTLAAGAALFMGTSAHADEAYTVQSGDTLSTISQKYVGDNSLIQTIAEANSISNIHLIFSGQELTIPTGEQATAPVATQAPVEPVQETAPVVETPVVEQAPVVEQAPATEVAVSTGTNDAKEWIAQKESSGSYTATNGRYIGRYQLDSSYLNGDYSAANQERVAEQYVASRYGSWDAAKAFWLANGWY, encoded by the coding sequence ATGAAATCACTTAAAACTATTCTTTTTGGAACAACTTTGGCCGCCGGCGCTGCATTATTTATGGGTACTTCTGCACACGCAGACGAAGCCTACACTGTTCAATCAGGTGATACTTTATCAACGATTTCTCAAAAATACGTTGGTGACAACTCCTTGATCCAAACAATTGCCGAAGCTAACTCAATCTCAAACATTCACCTGATTTTTTCAGGTCAAGAATTAACTATTCCTACTGGTGAGCAAGCAACTGCTCCTGTCGCTACTCAAGCACCTGTAGAACCTGTTCAAGAAACAGCGCCAGTTGTGGAAACACCTGTAGTAGAACAAGCACCAGTTGTAGAACAAGCACCAGCTACTGAAGTCGCTGTTTCAACTGGTACGAACGATGCCAAAGAATGGATCGCACAAAAAGAATCTAGCGGTTCTTATACAGCAACAAACGGACGTTATATCGGCCGTTACCAATTAGACTCTTCTTACTTGAACGGTGACTACTCTGCTGCCAATCAAGAAAGAGTGGCAGAACAATATGTTGCTTCTCGTTATGGTTCTTGGGATGCAGCCAAAGCTTTCTGGTTAGCTAACGGTTGGTACTAA
- a CDS encoding universal stress protein gives MTNMYKKIMVAIDGSEKAEKAFGEALELARDNQAELLIVSIINKIDLTHSAYAFSKIYAEEKQKTEVELLKRINDAKEFGIETIHAIVETGDPRTLIATVLPKQESIDLIVMGATGKGSIQQALVGSTASYVVTHAPCNVLVVK, from the coding sequence ATGACGAATATGTATAAAAAAATAATGGTAGCGATTGATGGTTCGGAAAAAGCAGAGAAAGCATTTGGCGAGGCTTTAGAATTAGCGAGAGATAACCAAGCAGAATTATTGATCGTTTCAATTATCAATAAAATCGATTTGACACATAGTGCCTATGCGTTCTCAAAAATCTATGCAGAAGAAAAACAAAAAACAGAAGTGGAACTATTGAAGAGAATCAATGATGCCAAAGAATTCGGGATTGAAACAATTCATGCAATTGTGGAGACCGGTGATCCAAGAACATTGATCGCCACTGTCTTACCAAAACAAGAGTCAATTGATCTTATCGTGATGGGGGCAACAGGTAAAGGCTCGATCCAACAAGCGTTAGTAGGGTCGACAGCTTCTTATGTGGTGACTCATGCGCCTTGTAATGTGTTGGTCGTTAAATAG